The following coding sequences are from one Rutidosis leptorrhynchoides isolate AG116_Rl617_1_P2 chromosome 11, CSIRO_AGI_Rlap_v1, whole genome shotgun sequence window:
- the LOC139876447 gene encoding D-xylose-proton symporter-like 3, chloroplastic: MALATSTQPLFKFYSQLKHQNHLILKSHKTHLSNPSYLPSFPQISSPFSQSNTQFKCPLFTNMPLVPSKKFNFKVKASAAGEEAYQEDFSWSSVILPFVFPALGGLLFGYDIGATSGATLSLQSAELSGTTWFNLSAVQLGLVVSGSLYGALFGSILVYPIADFLGRKRELLLAALLYLLGGSITAYAPGLGVLLLGRVLYGLGIGLAMHGAPLYIAETCPSQIRGTLISLKELFIVLGILLGYFVGSFQIDAVGGWRYMFGFSAPVALLMGLGVWGLPQSPRWLLLRAVQGKASLQEYKEKAIVALSKLRGRPAGDKVSEKQIEDTLVSLKSAYGTDQESEGSIFEVFQGPSLKAFVIGGGLVLFQQITGQPSVLYYAGQILQTAGFSAAADATRVSVIIGVFKLLMTSVAILKVDDLGRKPLLIGGISGITISLLLLTAYYKFLGGFPLIAVGALLLYVGCYQISFGPISWLMVSEIFPSRTRGKGISLAVLTNFGSNALVTFAFSPLKELLGAENLFLLFGAIALLSLAFVILYVPETKGLTLEEIENKILK; the protein is encoded by the exons CACTCAATTCAAATGCCCATTGTTCACAAACATGCCTTTAGTTCCATCTAAAAAGTTTAATTTTAAG GTTAAAGCTTCCGCAGCAGGGGAAGAAGCATATCAAGAAGATTTTTCTTGGTCTTCTGTTATTTTACC GTTTGTATTCCCAGCGTTGGGCGGTTTACTATTTGGATATGACATTGGTGCAACCTCTGGTGCTACACTCTCATTGCAG TCAGCCGAGCTTAGTGGTACTACATGGTTTAATCTGTCTGCTGTCCAACTTGGTCTTGTG GTCTCTGGCTCCCTGTACGGAGCTCTTTTTGGTTCTATCTTAGTCTACCCTATTGCCGATTTCCTCG GTAGGAAGCGTGAACTCTTATTAGCTGCACTACTTTATTTACTCGGCGGTTCGATCACGGCCTACGCTCCAGGTCTCGGTGTGCTCTTACTAGGTCGAGTTCTCTATGGACTAGGTATCGGTTTG GCTATGCATGGTGCACCGCTCTATATTGCCGAGACTTGCCCGTCTCAGATTCGTGGGACTTTAATATCTTTAAAAGAACTGTTTATAGTTCTTGGAATCTTG TTAGGTTACTTTGTAGGCAGCTTTCAGATTGACGCTGTTGGAGGTTGGCGTTATATGTTCGGTTTTAGCGCACCCGTCGCTCTTTTGATGGGTTTAGGTGTGTGGGGCCTACCTCAATCTCCAAGATGGTTACTTTTAAGAGCGGTCCAAGGTAAAGCTTCTTTGCAAGAGTATAAAGAGAAGGCCATTGTTGCGTTAAGCAAACTTAGGGGCCGTCCAGCTGGCGATAAAGTTTCCGAAAAGCAAATCGAGGACACTCTTGTTTCTTTAAAATCGGCTTACGGTACCGATCAAGAATCTGAAGGGAGTATTTTTGAGGTGTTTCAAGGCCCGAGTTTGAAAGCGTTTGTGATTGGTGGAGGTTTGGTCCTTTTTCAGCAA ATAACCGGGCAGCCAAGTGTTTTATACTATGCTGGTCAAATTCTTCag ACTGCGGGATTCTCTGCGGCTGCTGATGCAACACGAGTTTCAGTCATCATCGGTGTCTTTAAG CTATTGATGACAAGTGTAGCCATTCTAAAAGTTGATGATCTCGGGAGAAAACCTTTGCTGATCGGAGGAATTAGCGGAATC ACTATTTCGTTACTTTTACTTACGGCTTATTACAAATTCCTTGGCGGGTTCCCGTTGATTGCTGTAGGCGCTTTACTTCTTTATGTTGGATGCTACCAG ATATCTTTCGGACCGATAAGTTGGCTTATGGTATCTGAAATATTTCCTTCGCGTACACGAGGGAAAGGAATTAGTCTTGCGGTTCTAACAAACTTCGGTTCGAATGCATTAGTAACCTTCGCTTTTTCTCCATTGAAG GAGCTACTTGGTGCTGAAAATCTTTTTCTCCTTTTTGGAGCAATTGCTTTGTTATCGCTCGCATTCGTGATACTCTATGTACCCGAAACAAAAGGACTCACCTTGGAAGAAattgaaaacaaaatcttgaaatgA